The DNA sequence GAAAATAGCATCCTGAAGTTATGTCAGAGCAATTCCTGGCATTCctgtttcactttaaaaaaaatattgcaactGCCTGAAGCAACATTGTTTGAAAACTGAAATAGTTTCTTTCCTCACCAGTTTAGCTACTGTGCACACATCTGTGATATATATTCTACACTTTTATATAGGAGACACTGGGGATTATAAATACTTTACAGTCCTAGGAAATCACGGTTTTGACAATGTAAAAGATTAGTGTGTTCGCAAAATTCCACCTTAAAACTAATTGAATTTGTCTGCGGCCAATTCTTTCGTACAGAAAGGCTTGGCTGAACAGTGACACATAACGTTTGAAGCTAGATGTTCCACATCTGGAATCCAAATGTTAGACGTGATATAAATAAGccagcacaacaacccagtggggCGTTTTACATCCAGAAACACAAGCAACATGGACCTCTGTCTTCTCTCTGTGTTCCTGCCTCTGCTGACAGTGGCATGGGGCCAGTATGGGGACTATCAATTCTATGGGGGCGATGATGACTGGGTCAACCTGTATCGGCAGGGCTTCAACTTCCAATGCCCACATGGGCAAGTAATAGTGGCAGTGAGGAGCACTTTCAGCAAAAAAGAAGGCTCCGACCGAATGTGGAACTATGCTTGCATGCCTACTCCGCACACCCTGGGAGAGCCAACCGAGTGTTGGTGGGAAGAGATCAACCGAGCAGGACTAGAATGGTAGGACAATCGTATTTACATTTGCTTTAGGTGAAGACACTCGAAACCCCAGCATTGTCAAGCTGATGAAGTAGTTCATAATAGCAACTATCTACAAGGATCAAAGAAAAGCATGTTAATGAAATAGTGATCTACTCATGCTGGTAGATCAACAATCCAGCAATCTGTAGTGATGGCACCGCTGCTTATTTCTCTTGCTGAGACAACAATTAATACTGACCCATTCTTTTGTAGGTGGTCTCTCACGTATTTTTACCCTTATGCTACCAGCTCAGCTTTCTCAAATGCCTTAGTTGATGATAGGCAATAGTTTTGCTTGATTTTAAATCATTATTACTCTCTGCTTTTTAAATgtcatgggcccgggctgtggcgcaggctgttgagcaaccagctgcagccagtgcaacaaatcactctgaccaagaggtcatgagttcgaggccagcacagagccccgtgtttgtctttgtctttgttctatgttaaggcattgaatgtttgccttatatgtgtaatgtgattcgccctgagtccccttcggggtgagtagggcggaatataaatactgtaaatataaatattctACCAAAGCAGATAGTAGAAGAACCAGAAAGATGTGCACAATCTTTTTAACCAAAAGAAGTTATAATGTTGAGGACAGCATAGCATGAATTCAGATATCTTTCAGTTAATGATATAGATGTGTACCTGGGCTTTCCTTTTTCACAGGAGTTTACCGTAGGTGCCAAAGGTTGgagtaacatggaaagaataaggGAAAGGTTCCTACCCcacaaaaaagaaatgaaattcaaTATGTTTCAGCAAAGTTTTTATTCAAAAGTAACAATATGCACATATGAAACAAACAACCACATCAGATAAGGCTTGCATAAGAAAATGAAAACACTCACAATCCTTTTAGAGaccacttgaaagcttcttccaaaatatatCTAGGGATATATTTCCCCCCCGCTAACCTTTACTTTTTGTATAATTTCCATGATGGTGGCCAAACCTAgcccccttccacagagctgcaTAAAATCCGCATTAAAATGGATtctatggtagtgtggactcagataatccagttcaaagcagatattgtggattctctgccttgatattctgggttatatggctgtgtggaagtgctctTTCTTTCTTAACCAAAATATGCCTGTATACAAGATAAATTAAGGCTGAATAATCTTATATGAAAGTATAGTTGATCTCTGGCTAACATTTCAACAATTTGAGGAACTCATTCTATACCGGATCAACTTAAAATTAAGGAAATACGTTGCTAAACGGAGGGGAATTTATTGTTTAAATAGAATTGCTTAATGACTTGGCAGCAAATTCTCTAGAACTCAGAATGACttattttacatttttcagttcccatctttcaatctttttatattatttatatagaaCACTAGATCATGTAGGTGCACTGAAATCTCCATATTTtaggcagaatatatatatatatatatatatatatatatatatatatatatatatatatatagacacacacacacacacacacacacacacacatgaatttAATGACTTGACTCATTCCCAAGTTAGGATTCATTACATATTGtttaaatgaatatgtaaaaggAGGAATTTTCCAACCCTTGATTTGCTGCCAAGaaactctcttccttctttccctctgctCCTCCTTCCGAGTAAAACAGGCCACATGTCTTAATTCACAGAAGACAGAAACGTATTgtatttctgtttaaattgtaatatttatttctacattatatctatatagattaGCATATAGAACTATTATGCAAAATGTGAGTGTTCCCATCCTCTGCTTTGGTGATGGATATGTGGCCACCTACACAGAAGCCTAGTTCTCTTTACTGAAGTGTTAAGTGGATTGCATGATTGTTCACTACTGCATCTGCATTCTATTGCCAcattaaaatatcatgataaaatACTATGAAAGTGTTTTCAGAAAAGGTGCAAGCTTATATGTATCATGGTTTGTTCCTGTAAATATATAGCTAGTGCTGGACTCAAATATGTGTTAAGGAAACTTTAAACTTGATTGAGTGCCAGTAATAGGACTGAACAGAACACCCAGAAATTAAATTTGAGGCTTTAAAGAGCTAACCAGTGAATCCCCTCTACTTATGCTGATGACTTTACAATGACATTTATGAATTTTGATACGTTCTTATTAATACGTGACTACAGAGAAATCACATATCAGCATAGGACCAAAAGGATATCTCTAGAAGTGGAATGCATTAAATCTACCAAGGAACATTTTAACTGACCAACTGGTAACAATAGTGGTCAATGTTTTATACTTGGTagatagaaaaaaatgaaatgcagagatacagaatggggacgcctggcttgagagcagtacgtgtgaaaaacatcttggagtccttgtggacaaaaagttaaacatgagccaacaatgtgatgcagatgctaaaaaagccaatgggattctggcctgcatcaataggggtatagcgtctagatccagcgaagtcatgctccccctctattctgccttggtcaggccacacctggaatactgtgtccaattctgggcatcgcaatttaaggaagatattgacaagctggaatgtgtccagaggagagcgactaaaatgatcaagggtctggagaacaagacctatgaggaaTGGCACATAGTTGGGCATatgtagcctgcagaagagaaggctgagaggagacatgatagccatgtataaaaatgtgaggggaagtcatagggaggagggagcaggcttgttttcttctgccctgcagactaggacgcggaacaacggcttcaaactataggaaaggagattccacctgaacattaggaagaacttcttcactgtgacagctgtttagcaatggaactctctgccccagagtgtggtgaaggctccttctttggaggctcttaagcagaggtaggatggccatctgctggggatgctttgaatgcaattttcctgcttcttggcagggggttggactggatagcccacgaggtctcttccaactctatgattctatgattctttgtccTCCACAAAATGTATCTTATAGCGTCTGTATTTTTTCATTCCATTTCTGTTTCATAATGAGGGGATCAATAGCAACTCAGATACACAAAGGCAAATGAGGCAATGCTTTTTCAGGTTTCTGGTTTTCATTCAACAAATTGAAGATGAAATCCAGAAGAAACCTCTTAACCCAGCCTATCAGAATGAACTTTGCCCATGCCACCTTTGTGCCAATTTACAACAGCAACTTCCTTGATGTAAGTACTAAATGAGATACAACCAAGTCATTAGCACCAACCACTATTTTATAATGATATTACACAGTCAGCCTAAtggaaaaacaaatgaaacagtcTACTTCAAAGAGCAGTCTGGCTTTGATAGTTAACAGCTGAATAAAGACACACTAGGAGTTTATCTGCTAAAGTTCTGCAAGATGAAATACAGGAAATACTGCCTATAAGAAATCGTTCCAGGATTCCTGAAGCCAAACAGCTACTTCAGTTGAAGGTACAATATAAGTACTGATAAATTTAGTTACCAAGAAAGGCTTGTAAAAACACTCACTGCTAGTCTGCAGGAATTCTTCACTACTAAAAGCAGCCTTCTCCTTGTTAGAGGGAGCTGACATCCTGTTCGTTTTCTAGACACTGTTTTAAActcttatcttttaaaaaagtaatcagTCATTGGAAATTCATGGACTTAATAGTactttgattctactttaactagaattgtagaactggaagagactacaagggccgttcagtccaaccccgtgccatgcaggaacacacaatcaaagcaccctggcTGCATCCTATGACATCCTGGGACTTGTAAATTTGTGGTCAGGTGGCCTTCTGTATGTTTGCCTATGCAATCTGCTGCTGAGATGCAACATAAATGTCCctgctttacctttttatagtttttaaaaaatcgttTAAAAAAATATCATTAAGCGTGACATTGGACTTTTATCACACCAACTTGCTATCTGACCACAGTTACATTagtgtagggcagtggttctcaaccagtgggtctccagatgttttgttcttcaactcccagaaatcctaacagctggtaaactggctgggatttctgggagttgtaggccaaaacacctggggaccctcaggttgagaagcactggtgtaGGGAATGGATACATACTGATTTTAGAAGATTCAGAATCACACCTCTCTGCATTAGCGCAACTGCGCTATTTTGGAAATCTATAATTCCCCACCAGTCTTCCCCACAACTGAGTCTATGCCCTATCCAGTATGTCTTgtagttattattacattttattttatattttactgaaataaaaatgaaaaatgaaatgggtTAGAGGGGCAGAGGAAAACAACCTGTCTGGGAATATTGAGAGAGAACAAGGAGGTGAGGAGAAACTCATCCATTTAATACCAGCAAGTTGATGCAGAAGTGGAAGGGATCTATTGCACTCAAGTAAGTAATCAGAAGGTAATAGAATCAGGAAACATCAGTGGGTTTTTCCATCATTTAAAAAGGGCCAGCACTACCATCACAGAAGGATGCAAACTGGTAGCTGGTTGCACATGATGTTGTATTGGAAGTGGATGTGTTCATCATGTTGCAATTCTGGTTTGCCAGCCTTGTGTGATAAGATCCCTGGACAGGACAACCATCCAAAGAAAGAATGCCTTTAAGTAAGAAATATAATGTGTATGTAAAATAAGGCACATCATATGCAGACAAGTGACATAAGAAGGGGATAGTGAAGTGGATAGGAACAGATGACAAACAATTCCAGTCAGGGAACCCCAGTGTAGTGTTGCTGCCAGCTTCCTATAACCTTCAGCAGTAGTGCTTGGAATGTAAAGAAAGtagttttaaaaatccattagttTGTGTTTCTTCAATTTTGTGGTTTCTCTTCTCAGGTATCAAACATGTTCAAATAATGGATTGGTGGCAGGATTTCAGAGCCAGTATTTTCCATCTGTACTTGACCGGGAGTGGCAATTTTATTGTTGCCGCTACAGTCGAAGATGCCCATATTCATGCTGGTAAGCCCACAAAAATGTTTGTAATGTATTGACCACATATTATTCAAATGAAATCTGTTTACCAGATTTGAAAAGTCCAGTGGGGAATAGCATATCAGAAAGGGAATGATTAAGGAAATAGAAATTAGGAGCTTGCAAACCTTCAGGAAATTgtataatttaaaatgcatgcaatTTGTATACGACGCACTTTAATCAGTCACATTTCTCTTTCAGGTATTTCTCATATTTCGTTTCTTTCTTTGCTGTCTCTGATGTGGTATagataatgtagtttcaaaacaAATGTCCTAGGAatagtttatacacacacacacacacacacacacacgttatttgtattttaaagtgtttcttACTTACCTCTGTTTGCCCGAAGTTCAAGAGGAAAAGTATACCCATTTAGTACCCCTCCTTCTTATCTGTGAATACAGCACAGGTGCAGTGTGAAGTCGTACatgataaagaaaaataaatcatgCATATTTAGAAATAAATCCCACTTACTCTTAGGTAATTTAGCACAAATTGCAGTCTT is a window from the Anolis carolinensis isolate JA03-04 chromosome 3, rAnoCar3.1.pri, whole genome shotgun sequence genome containing:
- the dpt gene encoding dermatopontin, producing MDLCLLSVFLPLLTVAWGQYGDYQFYGGDDDWVNLYRQGFNFQCPHGQVIVAVRSTFSKKEGSDRMWNYACMPTPHTLGEPTECWWEEINRAGLEWYQTCSNNGLVAGFQSQYFPSVLDREWQFYCCRYSRRCPYSCWLTTEHPGHYGEDMDMMLYAYDHYIRGATTTFSGVERDRQWKFIVCRMTDFNCRFDNL